A stretch of the Planktothricoides raciborskii GIHE-MW2 genome encodes the following:
- a CDS encoding M6 family metalloprotease domain-containing protein → MPTPFNNEEFTFTNPDGSTIQVRGSGNQYYAVFETLDGFTVVKDPDTGFYKYAQLSDDKNELLPTDAKVGELDPQSLGLQPHIRIRRDSAKQKALSAPMQQGEASRWQVRRRQKKAQLRGIMPTTGPDALPLATVTTGNYVGLCILIKFPDVSATISQQEVSNFCNLPGYNGFGNNGSVRDYFYDNSRGKLTYTNVVTQYYTAAHNRSYYTDETISYGIRARELIVEALNYLKSQGFNFSQLTSDSSGYVYALNVFYVGQRVNNWAKGLWPHSWSLASPYDVGGKKLYDYQITNIGSELTLGTFCHENGHMICDFPDFYDYGYESYGVGNYCLMAYGGDDKNPVQVCAYLKNEAGWATKVVSITPGMTASLSAANNDFYVYAKNATEYFIIENRQKTGRDTSLPHAGLAIWHVDEQGSNNNEQMTPSEHYECSLEQADNRFDLEKGVNGGDSTDLFLAPYKTEFSDTTSPSSKWWDGSNSGLKIAQISASGSTMTFLSDDFSGDDRTDVLFYCASDSNWWLGRSDGQYLNWWFAGNTAGFGNLTRDEIRFFSGDFSGDDRTDVLFYCASDSNWWLGRSDGQRLNWGFAGNTAGFGNLTRDGIRFFTGEFSGDGRTDVLFYCASDGNWWLGRSDGQRLNWGFAGNTAGFGNLTRDGIRFFTGEFSGNGRTDVLFYCASDGNWWLGRSDGQRLNWGFAGNTAGFGNLTRDEIRFFSGDFSGDGRTDVLFYCASDGNWWLGRSDGQRLNWGFAGNTVGFGSLTRDEIRFFSGDFSGDGRTDVLFYCASDGNWWLGRSDGQRLNWGFAGNTAGFGNLTRDEIRFFSGDFSGDGRTDVLFYCASDGNWWLGRSDGQRLNWGFAGNTVGFGSLTRDAIRFFSGDFSGDGRMELAKAAISLRLPQPQPLAQLR, encoded by the coding sequence ATGCCTACGCCATTCAATAACGAGGAATTTACTTTTACCAATCCCGACGGCAGCACCATCCAAGTCAGGGGTTCGGGTAACCAGTATTACGCGGTCTTTGAAACCCTTGATGGTTTTACCGTGGTTAAAGACCCTGACACGGGTTTCTACAAGTACGCGCAGCTTTCCGATGACAAAAATGAGCTTTTGCCAACGGATGCCAAAGTGGGTGAGCTAGACCCACAAAGCTTAGGGCTTCAGCCACACATCCGCATCCGACGGGATAGTGCCAAACAAAAAGCTCTGAGCGCACCTATGCAGCAAGGAGAGGCAAGCCGCTGGCAAGTCCGTCGTCGGCAAAAAAAGGCTCAGTTACGGGGAATAATGCCGACGACGGGGCCTGATGCGTTGCCACTCGCAACTGTCACCACTGGTAACTATGTCGGGTTATGTATCTTGATCAAGTTCCCCGACGTTTCCGCAACCATTTCCCAGCAAGAGGTAAGCAACTTCTGTAACCTACCGGGCTACAACGGGTTTGGAAATAATGGGTCAGTACGCGATTATTTCTACGACAATTCGCGGGGTAAATTAACTTACACCAATGTCGTGACCCAATATTATACGGCTGCCCATAACCGCTCATACTACACCGACGAGACGATTTCCTATGGTATTCGAGCCAGGGAACTGATCGTTGAAGCACTCAATTACCTCAAATCCCAAGGTTTTAACTTCAGTCAGCTTACCAGCGACAGTAGCGGCTATGTCTATGCCTTGAACGTGTTTTACGTCGGACAGAGGGTTAATAATTGGGCTAAAGGGCTTTGGCCACACTCCTGGAGTTTAGCTTCACCCTACGATGTCGGAGGGAAGAAGTTGTATGACTACCAAATCACCAATATCGGTAGTGAACTGACTTTGGGAACCTTCTGTCATGAAAATGGCCACATGATCTGCGATTTTCCTGATTTCTACGATTATGGCTACGAATCTTATGGAGTAGGTAATTATTGCCTCATGGCTTATGGCGGAGATGATAAAAACCCAGTGCAAGTCTGTGCCTACTTAAAAAATGAGGCGGGCTGGGCGACAAAGGTGGTGTCCATAACTCCAGGTATGACGGCGAGCCTCTCTGCTGCCAACAATGACTTTTACGTCTATGCCAAAAACGCGACGGAGTATTTCATCATCGAGAACCGGCAAAAGACAGGTCGAGATACTTCGTTACCTCATGCGGGACTGGCTATCTGGCACGTTGACGAACAGGGGAGCAATAACAATGAACAGATGACTCCCAGCGAACACTACGAATGTTCTTTGGAACAGGCCGATAACCGCTTCGATCTGGAGAAAGGTGTTAATGGGGGCGATAGCACAGATCTGTTCCTTGCCCCGTATAAGACTGAGTTCTCTGATACCACAAGTCCCAGCAGCAAATGGTGGGACGGTAGCAACTCTGGTTTGAAGATCGCCCAAATTTCTGCATCTGGTTCCACCATGACTTTCCTTAGCGACGACTTTAGTGGTGACGATCGCACCGACGTGCTGTTCTACTGCGCCAGCGACAGCAACTGGTGGCTCGGTCGCAGCGACGGCCAGTATCTCAACTGGTGGTTTGCGGGCAATACCGCTGGGTTTGGCAACCTCACACGCGATGAGATTCGGTTTTTTAGCGGCGACTTTAGTGGTGACGATCGCACCGACGTGCTGTTCTACTGCGCCAGCGACAGCAACTGGTGGCTCGGTCGCAGCGACGGCCAGCGTCTGAACTGGGGTTTTGCCGGCAATACCGCTGGGTTTGGCAACCTCACACGCGATGGAATTCGCTTCTTTACCGGCGAATTTAGTGGTGACGGTCGCACCGACGTGCTGTTCTACTGCGCCAGCGACGGCAACTGGTGGCTCGGTCGCAGCGACGGCCAGCGTCTGAACTGGGGGTTTGCCGGCAATACCGCTGGGTTTGGCAACCTCACACGCGATGGAATTCGCTTCTTTACCGGCGAATTTAGTGGTAACGGTCGCACCGACGTGCTGTTCTACTGCGCCAGCGACGGCAACTGGTGGCTCGGTCGCAGCGACGGCCAGCGTCTCAACTGGGGGTTTGCCGGCAATACCGCTGGGTTTGGCAACCTCACACGCGATGAGATTCGGTTTTTTAGCGGCGACTTTAGTGGTGACGGTCGCACCGACGTGCTGTTCTACTGCGCCAGCGACGGCAACTGGTGGCTCGGTCGCAGCGACGGCCAGCGTCTGAACTGGGGGTTTGCGGGCAATACCGTTGGGTTTGGGTCCCTCACACGCGATGAGATTCGGTTTTTTAGCGGCGACTTTAGTGGTGACGGTCGCACCGACGTGCTGTTCTACTGCGCCAGCGACGGCAACTGGTGGCTCGGTCGCAGCGACGGCCAGCGTCTCAACTGGGGGTTTGCCGGCAATACCGCTGGGTTTGGCAACCTCACACGCGATGAGATTCGGTTTTTTAGCGGCGACTTTAGTGGTGACGGTCGCACCGACGTGCTGTTCTACTGCGCCAGCGACGGCAACTGGTGGCTCGGTCGCAGCGATGGCCAGCGTCTCAACTGGGGGTTTGCGGGCAATACCGTTGGGTTTGGGTCCCTCACACGCGATGCCATTCGCTTCTTTAGCGGCGATTTTAGCGGTGACGGTCGCATGGAACTCGCTAAGGCCGCGATCTCGCTAAGACTTCCACAACCTCAGCCCCTCGCGCAACTAAGGTAG
- a CDS encoding SLATT domain-containing protein, which translates to MVKVEQIMVEKIDDLIKRAKKHGKGAGRIQLGHYRAATVNERWHYGLTLIAAALSAVVGTSIFADLPQKNRIVLSIASILAAVSSALQGGSKFAEKAKEHHDAGADYGSLRRKIDVLCLCLEAGDVTRKQALEELEEISKTFTSLAHQSPVLSERAYNAAVKIFDKDHPQYNDSSNVVLVLANPAQILKPSGDKNATQQPS; encoded by the coding sequence ATGGTAAAGGTAGAACAAATTATGGTAGAAAAAATTGATGATCTGATTAAACGAGCTAAAAAGCATGGCAAAGGTGCAGGACGCATACAGTTAGGTCACTATAGAGCCGCTACTGTTAATGAACGGTGGCATTATGGGTTGACTTTGATCGCCGCAGCACTTAGTGCAGTGGTGGGTACTTCAATTTTTGCCGATTTGCCGCAAAAGAACCGAATTGTGCTTAGTATTGCCTCGATTTTAGCGGCGGTATCAAGTGCTCTTCAAGGCGGTTCAAAATTTGCTGAGAAAGCTAAAGAACACCATGATGCTGGAGCAGACTATGGAAGTCTAAGACGGAAAATAGATGTACTTTGTTTGTGTCTTGAGGCTGGGGATGTTACTAGGAAACAAGCATTAGAGGAGTTAGAAGAAATTAGTAAGACTTTTACATCTCTTGCTCACCAGTCACCAGTTTTGTCCGAGCGAGCGTACAATGCTGCGGTCAAAATTTTTGATAAAGATCACCCACAATACAACGATTCATCTAATGTAGTCCTGGTTCTGGCAAATCCAGCACAGATACTTAAGCCCAGTGGCGATAAAAACGCAACTCAGCAGCCTTCGTAG
- a CDS encoding type ISP restriction/modification enzyme: MAILNLKPTHKPVKLYYETLQNFAKLGAANEGAVKVAFADLLTACCQQFNWILLQENSLKLTEKKRIQVDGLLVRQDTLKHGVWEAKDTEDDLAKEVQKKFAKGYPKDNIIFQSPERVIIWQGGQQVYDGDITKPEVLVESLKLFFEYRPPQIENWEKAAAEFGDRVRSLGEKLVELIEGQRKTNKKFIDAFDGFSNLCRQSINPNISDAAVEEMLIQHLLTERIFRQIFNNPDFTNRNIIAVEIEKVISALTSKSFSRAHFLAEVDYFYRALEEAAATINEYSEKQHFLNTVYEKFFQGFAVKVADTHGIVYTPQPIVDFMVKSVDEILRKEFNKSLSDKVVHILDPFVGTGNFLMRVMREIRKTALSYKYEHELHCNEVMLLPYYIASMNIEHEYLTATGQYQPFEGICLVDTFSDQESLQLDLFTPENTQRVKRQQNSPIFVVIGNPPYNVGQENENDNNKNRKYDQKGGVDRRVAETYAKDSKATLKNKLSDPYVKAFRWASDRIKDEGIVAFVSNNSFIDNIAFDGMRQHLAQDFDAIYVLDLGGNVRTNPKLSGTTHNVFGIQVGVSINLLIKKKEGQKSQCQIYYAAVGEFWRKEEKYTYLEKSQHLAGVDWQEIKPDKKNTWLTAGLQADFETFIPMGTKETKAAKGEATDTIFKIFSLGVATNRDVWAYNFNADELAANIQRAIATYNEQVRKWQDCKDKSIGVDNFVTYDDTKISWSRDLKKYLKQGIIAEYDPDYIRKSLYRPFTSSFLYFAAYLNDVRGKFPYIFPTPETEKENRVICLSGIGSSKPFHCLMTPIIPCLDILEKTQCFPFYTYDEDGTNRQENITDWALDAFRQEYQNPAISKWDIFYYIYALLHHPTYREKYADNLKRELPRIPYAPDFDSFANAGKRLGEIHLNYEQQPEYPLKFIENNEVPLNWRVEKMKLSKDKTQLIYNEFLTLAGIPPKVFEYRLGNRSALDWIIDRYQVTVDKRSGIENDPNRLDDEQYIVRLIGQVITVSLETVDIVNNLPLLE, translated from the coding sequence ATGGCTATTCTCAACCTCAAACCTACCCACAAACCAGTAAAGTTATATTACGAAACATTACAAAACTTTGCTAAGTTGGGGGCAGCTAATGAAGGGGCAGTAAAAGTAGCTTTTGCTGATTTGCTCACCGCTTGTTGTCAGCAATTTAACTGGATATTGCTACAGGAAAATAGCCTAAAATTAACCGAGAAAAAGCGCATCCAAGTTGATGGGTTATTAGTTCGGCAAGATACCCTCAAACATGGGGTCTGGGAAGCCAAAGATACGGAAGATGATTTAGCCAAGGAAGTGCAAAAGAAATTTGCCAAAGGCTATCCCAAAGATAACATTATTTTTCAGTCTCCTGAACGGGTGATTATTTGGCAAGGGGGACAGCAAGTTTATGATGGGGATATCACTAAACCGGAAGTCCTGGTAGAAAGTCTTAAGCTATTTTTTGAATATCGCCCACCCCAGATCGAAAATTGGGAAAAAGCCGCCGCAGAATTTGGGGACAGAGTTCGCAGCTTAGGGGAAAAACTGGTTGAGTTAATTGAGGGGCAACGGAAAACCAATAAAAAATTTATTGATGCTTTTGATGGGTTTAGTAATCTTTGCCGTCAGTCGATTAATCCTAATATTTCTGATGCGGCAGTAGAAGAGATGCTGATTCAGCATTTACTCACGGAACGGATTTTTCGCCAGATTTTTAATAACCCTGATTTTACTAACCGCAATATTATCGCGGTGGAAATTGAGAAGGTGATTTCGGCTTTAACCTCTAAGTCTTTTAGCCGCGCCCATTTTTTAGCGGAGGTAGATTATTTTTATCGGGCATTAGAAGAAGCCGCCGCGACAATTAACGAGTATAGCGAGAAACAGCATTTTTTAAACACGGTTTATGAGAAGTTTTTCCAAGGGTTTGCGGTTAAGGTAGCGGATACTCACGGGATTGTTTATACTCCGCAGCCGATTGTAGATTTTATGGTGAAAAGTGTTGATGAGATTCTGCGAAAAGAGTTTAATAAATCTCTCAGCGACAAAGTGGTGCATATTCTGGATCCGTTTGTGGGCACGGGTAATTTTCTGATGCGGGTGATGCGGGAAATTAGAAAAACTGCTTTATCTTATAAATATGAGCATGAGTTGCACTGCAATGAGGTGATGTTGTTACCTTATTATATTGCTTCGATGAATATTGAGCATGAATATTTGACGGCAACGGGGCAATATCAGCCGTTTGAAGGGATTTGTTTGGTGGATACTTTCTCGGATCAAGAGTCGTTGCAATTGGATTTGTTTACTCCCGAAAATACCCAACGGGTGAAACGGCAGCAAAATTCGCCGATTTTTGTGGTTATTGGCAATCCTCCTTATAATGTAGGGCAGGAAAATGAGAATGATAATAATAAAAACCGGAAATATGACCAAAAGGGAGGGGTTGATCGACGGGTAGCGGAGACTTATGCTAAGGACTCGAAAGCGACTTTAAAAAATAAGCTTTCCGATCCTTATGTGAAAGCATTTCGCTGGGCATCGGATAGAATTAAAGATGAGGGAATTGTGGCATTTGTCAGCAATAACAGTTTTATTGATAATATTGCTTTTGATGGGATGCGGCAACATTTAGCCCAAGATTTTGACGCGATTTATGTTTTAGATTTGGGGGGTAATGTGCGAACTAATCCCAAGTTATCAGGAACGACTCATAATGTTTTTGGGATTCAAGTAGGGGTGAGTATTAACCTGTTGATTAAAAAGAAAGAAGGTCAAAAATCTCAATGTCAAATTTACTATGCAGCCGTGGGTGAGTTTTGGCGCAAAGAGGAAAAATATACCTATTTAGAAAAATCTCAGCATTTAGCTGGGGTTGACTGGCAAGAAATTAAACCAGACAAAAAAAATACCTGGTTAACCGCAGGGTTGCAGGCTGATTTTGAAACTTTTATCCCAATGGGAACTAAGGAAACCAAAGCAGCAAAGGGAGAAGCAACCGATACTATTTTTAAGATATTTAGTTTAGGAGTTGCAACTAATCGCGATGTTTGGGCTTATAATTTTAATGCCGATGAATTGGCTGCCAATATTCAACGGGCGATCGCAACTTATAATGAACAAGTGAGAAAATGGCAGGATTGCAAAGATAAATCTATTGGAGTTGATAATTTTGTCACCTATGATGATACTAAAATTAGCTGGTCTCGCGACTTAAAAAAATATTTAAAGCAAGGGATTATCGCAGAATATGACCCAGATTATATCAGAAAATCTCTCTATCGTCCTTTTACCTCTTCTTTTCTATACTTTGCTGCTTACTTAAATGATGTACGCGGTAAATTTCCCTACATATTCCCTACCCCGGAGACTGAGAAAGAGAATCGAGTTATTTGCTTAAGTGGTATCGGTAGTAGTAAGCCTTTTCATTGTCTGATGACTCCAATAATACCTTGCTTAGATATTTTAGAAAAAACCCAATGTTTCCCCTTCTATACCTACGATGAAGACGGAACCAACCGCCAAGAAAATATCACTGATTGGGCTTTAGATGCTTTTCGTCAAGAATACCAAAACCCCGCTATCAGTAAATGGGATATCTTCTATTATATATATGCCCTTTTACACCATCCCACCTATCGGGAAAAATACGCCGATAACCTAAAACGGGAATTACCTCGCATTCCCTACGCCCCAGACTTTGATAGTTTCGCCAATGCGGGAAAACGCCTGGGGGAAATTCATCTCAACTATGAACAACAACCGGAATATCCCCTAAAATTTATCGAAAATAATGAGGTTCCCTTAAATTGGCGGGTGGAAAAGATGAAGCTGAGTAAAGATAAAACCCAGTTAATTTATAACGAGTTTCTCACTTTAGCGGGTATTCCCCCGAAAGTCTTTGAATATCGTCTGGGCAACCGTTCCGCTTTAGATTGGATTATTGACCGCTATCAAGTAACCGTTGATAAAAGGAGTGGCATTGAAAATGACCCTAACCGCTTAGATGATGAACAATATATTGTCCGGTTAATTGGTCAAGTAATTACGGTTAGTTTAGAGACGGTGGATATTGTGAATAATTTGCCGTTGTTAGAATGA
- a CDS encoding response regulator transcription factor — protein MVTNQGISLSREALGAATAKSFARMNFPEGDRGVENRLHPHLMQAEENNHAFSQNQHTLTQFKQILDRMGAIIVVIDEQVQFMTQRAEKLLSQYFLARGPHSLPEPLHHWFKHQIAQLTFNENVSSCLPLQMEQAGRQLSVRLIPHPIREQYLILVEERELPSFSISALELLGLTKREAEVLFWIAKDKSNASIARVLGCTEGTVRKHLEHLYAKLGVQTRTGAVMVALEKLGLIKG, from the coding sequence ATGGTAACAAATCAAGGGATTTCCTTGAGTCGCGAAGCTCTTGGCGCGGCGACGGCTAAGTCGTTCGCCCGAATGAATTTCCCAGAAGGCGATCGCGGCGTAGAGAACCGCCTGCACCCCCACCTGATGCAGGCAGAGGAGAATAACCATGCATTCAGCCAAAATCAGCACACCCTAACACAATTCAAGCAAATCTTGGATCGTATGGGGGCAATTATTGTGGTGATCGATGAGCAGGTGCAGTTCATGACTCAACGGGCAGAAAAACTGTTAAGCCAGTATTTTTTAGCGCGTGGCCCACACTCATTGCCAGAACCCTTACACCATTGGTTCAAGCATCAGATTGCACAACTCACATTCAATGAAAATGTATCCTCCTGTTTACCCTTGCAGATGGAGCAAGCAGGACGACAGTTGAGCGTCCGTCTGATTCCCCACCCGATCAGGGAGCAGTATCTTATCCTCGTGGAAGAACGAGAACTGCCATCCTTCTCGATTTCGGCTCTGGAATTGCTAGGACTCACCAAACGCGAGGCGGAGGTACTGTTTTGGATTGCCAAGGATAAAAGCAATGCCTCAATTGCTAGAGTGCTGGGTTGCACTGAGGGAACGGTGCGAAAACATTTGGAGCATCTTTACGCAAAGTTGGGTGTGCAAACTCGAACGGGTGCTGTGATGGTGGCACTGGAAAAGTTGGGGCTGATCAAAGGGTAG